A genomic stretch from Sulfurihydrogenibium azorense Az-Fu1 includes:
- the pelF gene encoding GT4 family glycosyltransferase PelF, giving the protein MLLIAEGTYPYIRGGVSTWIHDLINGLSDLNFGVVFLGSRPEDYGEIKYKLPNNLVYLSVDYLFNYEDTFPRTVKAKKEAFSYLEFLHKWFKEYHLTQSEFPDKLKSLSFYTDEITKEIFLYSKESWNFITNMYSNYAIESPFIDYFWTIRNIHAPIFVIANLAKKVPNFDIVHSPSTGYAGFLASLLSYDRKKPFILTEHGIYTRERKIDLLNTDWLVDKRLFFQKDIGELDHIRNLWIRFFESIGRFIYKASNLIISLFSTAREIQISYGADPDKCIIVPNGVDVEGYSKVLKQRPNYIPKVITLLGRVVPIKDVKTFIKAMRIVSNKIPDVEGWIVGPTDEDPDYYNECLNLVETFKLENNVKFLGFQNPKDIFPKTGILTLTSISEGMPLVVLEGFAAGVPCVATDVGSCRQLIYGGLNDEDIKIGKAGEVVPIANPEKLAQAYIKLLEDENFWQSCQEAAIKRVNTFYTKDQFLNNYRKIYAEMRERWQV; this is encoded by the coding sequence GTGCTATTAATAGCTGAAGGAACTTATCCATATATACGAGGTGGAGTATCTACGTGGATTCATGACTTGATAAATGGTCTTTCAGATTTGAATTTTGGTGTTGTATTTTTAGGAAGTAGACCAGAAGACTATGGAGAGATAAAGTATAAACTTCCAAATAATCTTGTGTATTTGTCTGTAGATTATCTTTTTAATTATGAAGATACGTTTCCTAGAACTGTAAAAGCCAAAAAAGAGGCTTTTTCTTATCTTGAGTTTCTTCATAAATGGTTCAAGGAATATCATCTTACACAATCTGAATTTCCAGATAAACTTAAATCTCTATCTTTTTATACAGATGAGATAACTAAAGAAATTTTTTTATATAGTAAGGAATCTTGGAATTTTATTACAAACATGTATTCTAACTATGCAATAGAAAGTCCTTTTATTGATTATTTTTGGACTATAAGGAATATTCACGCACCTATTTTTGTTATAGCTAATTTAGCAAAAAAAGTTCCAAACTTTGATATAGTTCATAGTCCTTCAACAGGTTATGCAGGATTTTTGGCATCATTACTTTCCTATGATAGGAAAAAGCCATTTATATTAACTGAACACGGAATCTATACAAGAGAAAGAAAAATAGATCTATTAAATACAGATTGGCTTGTTGATAAAAGGTTATTTTTCCAAAAGGATATAGGAGAGCTTGACCATATAAGAAATCTTTGGATAAGATTTTTTGAAAGTATTGGAAGATTTATCTATAAGGCAAGTAATTTGATTATATCTCTTTTTTCTACCGCAAGGGAAATTCAAATATCGTATGGAGCTGACCCTGATAAGTGTATAATTGTTCCAAATGGAGTTGATGTTGAAGGATATTCAAAAGTTTTAAAACAAAGACCTAACTATATTCCTAAAGTGATAACTCTTTTAGGTAGGGTTGTTCCTATAAAAGACGTTAAAACGTTTATAAAAGCTATGAGGATTGTAAGTAATAAAATTCCCGATGTGGAAGGATGGATAGTAGGTCCTACCGATGAAGACCCTGATTATTATAATGAGTGTTTAAATCTTGTAGAAACTTTTAAGCTAGAAAATAACGTAAAGTTTCTTGGTTTTCAAAATCCAAAGGATATTTTCCCAAAAACAGGAATATTGACCCTTACTTCAATAAGTGAAGGTATGCCTTTGGTTGTTTTAGAGGGTTTTGCAGCTGGAGTTCCATGTGTAGCAACAGATGTTGGGTCCTGTAGACAGCTTATATACGGTGGTTTAAATGATGAAGATATTAAGATAGGAAAAGCGGGGGAAGTTGTTCCTATAGCCAATCCTGAGAAGTTAGCACAGGCGTATATAAAACTTTTAGAAGATGAAAATTTTTGGCAATCTTGTCAAGAAGCTGCAATAAAAAGGGTAAACACTTTCTATACTAAAGATCAATTTCTGAATAATTATAGAAAGATTTATGCTGAGATGAGAGAAAGATGGCAGGTATAA
- the pelG gene encoding exopolysaccharide Pel transporter PelG: MAGISFELRKVLRERTLGSIAKAFGYSTILSAGPYLISIITLISSYYLLSPIVNDRKIIIQFQVIVTYLVAFSLILTGFSQLMITRFIADRIFERRYNLVLPNLLGNMILNMGIGFILSLLFSIFSFKDQGSLFIILFSFNFTLFCGIWIINIVLSSLKSYKFIVLSFAVGYLTFLILSLLLVKFGLNGVMFSFFLGQSILFLMLVSYMIKNHDSDNLLRFDFFDKSQIYISLIFSGFFYNLGVWVDKFVFWFTPFTSIEVLGPIKSSLVYDIPMFLAYISIAPGMAIFFLKLEVEFAEYYDRYYRSVREGATLPKIFEYGDEMILSARNVILDTMRIQGIAFVIFLLFDKFLLSLFKISLLYIPLLHILMLGTYLQLVFMSILALLNYFDRRIESMISSLIFAVSNFIFSLITIYLGPYYYGYGFVFSLLVSNVVAIILLRRFLNEVHYRTFMFV; encoded by the coding sequence ATGGCAGGTATAAGCTTTGAACTAAGAAAAGTCTTAAGAGAAAGAACTTTAGGTTCTATTGCAAAAGCTTTTGGATATTCAACAATTTTAAGTGCAGGTCCTTATTTAATATCAATTATAACTTTAATTTCATCTTACTATTTATTAAGTCCTATTGTTAATGATAGAAAGATAATTATACAATTTCAAGTTATAGTAACTTACCTTGTAGCATTTAGTCTAATTTTAACTGGATTTTCCCAACTAATGATTACAAGGTTTATAGCTGATAGAATCTTTGAAAGGAGATATAACTTAGTTCTTCCAAATCTATTAGGTAATATGATTCTCAATATGGGAATAGGCTTTATACTCTCACTTTTATTCAGTATATTTTCTTTTAAGGATCAAGGTTCTCTTTTTATTATTCTATTTTCTTTTAACTTTACGTTATTTTGTGGTATATGGATTATAAACATTGTATTAAGTAGTCTAAAAAGCTATAAATTTATAGTTTTATCTTTTGCGGTAGGCTACTTAACTTTTTTAATACTTTCGCTATTATTGGTAAAATTTGGATTAAATGGAGTGATGTTTTCATTCTTTTTAGGACAGTCTATACTTTTCTTAATGTTAGTAAGTTATATGATTAAAAATCATGATTCTGATAATTTGCTTAGATTTGATTTCTTTGACAAAAGTCAAATCTATATATCTTTAATATTCTCAGGATTTTTTTATAACCTTGGGGTATGGGTTGATAAATTTGTGTTTTGGTTTACACCTTTTACAAGTATTGAAGTTTTGGGACCTATTAAATCTTCTTTGGTTTACGATATACCTATGTTTTTGGCTTATATATCAATAGCTCCGGGGATGGCAATATTTTTCTTAAAATTAGAAGTTGAGTTTGCAGAGTATTACGATAGATATTATAGGTCTGTTAGAGAAGGGGCTACTTTACCGAAAATATTCGAATACGGAGATGAGATGATCCTCTCTGCAAGGAATGTTATATTGGATACGATGAGAATTCAAGGAATAGCATTTGTAATATTTTTACTCTTTGATAAATTTTTACTTAGTTTATTTAAAATATCTTTACTTTACATTCCTTTATTACATATACTTATGCTTGGTACTTACCTTCAGCTTGTATTTATGTCTATTTTGGCTCTTTTAAATTATTTTGACAGAAGGATAGAATCTATGATTTCTTCGTTAATATTTGCTGTTTCAAACTTTATTTTTTCTTTAATCACTATTTATTTAGGACCTTACTACTACGGATATGGTTTTGTGTTTTCACTACTTGTTAGTAATGTTGTTGCTATTATACTGCTTAGGAGGTTCTTAAATGAGGTTCATTATAGGACTTTTATGTTTGTTTAG
- a CDS encoding bifunctional glycoside hydrolase 114/ polysaccharide deacetylase family protein → MRFIIGLLCLFSFYMGLFSKSYGKDIAVGFIYREPPEEAFYLYDWLVVDPDNFSWEKFDEKFYIKNRKAKLIAYVSLGEIEPYRSYYKEIKKDWILGENKAWKTYIADIRNKEYQKFLIEKVIKNLDRFDGIFFDTLDSYQQVLKPQEFKSYEDSMIDFLKEIRKKYSNKTILVNRGFEIADKVVGIVDGFVAESLFYGIDVKSMKYKKMSKEDTQWLLDKLSQIKNLGFIVIVIDYVDPKNKKLAKEVAQKIYQLGFIPYVADKNLQTVGTSIYQLIPRKVLMFYDSKENDVAYSTIHRLYQLYVEYLGYIPVLQDIQKGLPARFLADEYAGVLIRLSKVENEKRFIDWVKKQIDDGIKVFFLDYFPVSEDLLSLLGINYYGIKSTFDKADILEKRYNYFEIEPDFDSIPLVNVKEGNPVLTIKVNSKAFVPFAITKWGGYALEGSFLRIFGKNELFVFDPVKVFRDIFNPDFPALDITTENGRRILTAHIDGDAFFGVADFEPSKTVGEIIRDKIIKKYNIPHTVSIIEGEISPEGLYSEKSKRLEEVARSIFKLDNVEIASHSFSHPFEWRKIEELSRNKNNTEGYSLPIKGYTFSLEREIIGSVNYINEKLAPKDKKVKVFLWTGDCVPSEEAIKLTYKLGIYNTNGGDTVIDSKNPFFSYIGPMGLNRDEYFQIYAPIQNENIYTDLWKDYYGYINVISAYKLTDKPYRFKPIFIYYHFYSGQKLLSLKALDEVYSYALSQEVNPMFLSEYDQRVLEFRNTAICRDIRDDSIIIRGEGNLRTVRLDKDVKVDIFNSKGVVGFKKINDSTYIHLDNSGDYKLSYSDTLPNFYLIDSNGQIEDFKVEADKVKIRLKSYLPLEFRIFNRNCKVSIEPKNYSLESGAKHIHEYRFKREKEAYVEAYCN, encoded by the coding sequence ATGAGGTTCATTATAGGACTTTTATGTTTGTTTAGTTTTTATATGGGATTATTTTCAAAATCTTATGGAAAAGATATTGCAGTTGGTTTTATATACAGAGAACCACCAGAAGAGGCTTTTTATCTTTATGATTGGCTTGTTGTAGACCCTGATAACTTTTCTTGGGAGAAGTTTGATGAAAAGTTTTACATTAAAAATAGAAAAGCTAAACTTATAGCTTACGTATCCCTTGGAGAGATAGAGCCTTATAGAAGTTATTATAAAGAGATAAAAAAGGATTGGATTTTAGGAGAAAACAAGGCTTGGAAAACATACATTGCTGATATAAGAAATAAAGAATATCAAAAATTTTTAATAGAGAAGGTAATTAAAAATCTTGATAGATTTGATGGTATATTCTTTGATACGTTAGACAGTTATCAACAAGTTTTAAAACCTCAGGAGTTTAAATCTTACGAAGATTCCATGATAGATTTTTTAAAAGAAATAAGAAAGAAGTATTCAAATAAAACTATTTTAGTAAATAGAGGCTTTGAGATAGCAGATAAGGTCGTAGGAATCGTAGATGGGTTTGTTGCAGAAAGTCTTTTTTATGGAATTGATGTAAAAAGTATGAAGTATAAAAAAATGAGTAAAGAGGACACTCAGTGGCTTTTAGATAAGCTTAGTCAAATTAAAAATTTGGGTTTTATAGTAATAGTAATTGATTATGTAGACCCTAAAAATAAAAAACTGGCAAAGGAAGTAGCTCAAAAAATATACCAACTTGGGTTTATTCCATATGTAGCAGACAAAAATTTACAAACAGTTGGGACAAGTATATATCAACTAATACCAAGAAAGGTACTTATGTTTTATGACTCTAAGGAAAATGATGTAGCCTATTCAACTATCCATAGATTATACCAGTTATATGTAGAATATTTAGGATACATTCCAGTACTGCAGGATATACAAAAAGGATTACCGGCTAGATTCTTAGCTGATGAATATGCAGGAGTTTTAATAAGACTTTCTAAAGTAGAAAATGAAAAACGGTTTATTGATTGGGTAAAAAAACAGATTGACGATGGAATAAAAGTTTTTTTCCTTGACTACTTTCCAGTTTCTGAAGATTTATTAAGTCTTTTAGGAATTAACTATTATGGAATTAAGTCTACATTTGATAAAGCTGATATATTAGAGAAAAGATACAACTACTTTGAAATAGAACCTGATTTTGATAGTATTCCATTAGTTAATGTGAAAGAAGGAAATCCAGTTTTGACTATTAAAGTTAACAGTAAGGCGTTTGTTCCTTTTGCAATTACAAAGTGGGGAGGGTATGCTTTAGAAGGAAGTTTTTTAAGAATTTTTGGTAAAAATGAACTGTTTGTTTTTGACCCTGTAAAAGTATTTAGAGACATTTTTAATCCTGATTTTCCAGCTTTAGATATAACAACTGAAAACGGAAGAAGAATACTTACAGCTCACATTGATGGAGATGCTTTTTTTGGTGTGGCAGACTTTGAGCCTTCTAAAACAGTTGGAGAGATTATAAGAGATAAAATTATAAAAAAATATAACATCCCACATACAGTCTCAATAATAGAAGGAGAGATATCCCCAGAAGGTCTTTATTCTGAAAAAAGTAAGCGATTAGAAGAAGTGGCAAGATCTATATTTAAATTAGATAATGTAGAAATAGCAAGCCATTCTTTTTCCCATCCTTTTGAATGGAGAAAAATAGAAGAATTATCACGAAATAAGAATAATACAGAAGGATATAGCTTACCAATAAAAGGTTATACTTTTTCCTTGGAAAGAGAAATAATAGGTTCTGTTAATTACATTAACGAAAAATTAGCTCCAAAGGATAAAAAAGTTAAAGTTTTTTTGTGGACAGGTGATTGTGTTCCAAGTGAAGAAGCAATTAAATTAACATATAAACTGGGAATATACAACACAAACGGTGGTGATACTGTAATAGACTCTAAAAATCCGTTTTTTAGTTATATAGGACCTATGGGATTAAATAGAGATGAGTATTTTCAAATCTACGCTCCTATCCAAAATGAGAATATTTATACAGACTTATGGAAAGATTACTACGGTTATATAAATGTTATAAGTGCATATAAACTTACAGATAAACCTTATAGGTTTAAACCAATATTTATATACTACCACTTTTATTCTGGACAAAAACTTTTATCACTAAAAGCTTTAGATGAAGTATACAGCTATGCTTTGTCTCAAGAGGTAAATCCTATGTTTTTATCAGAGTATGATCAAAGAGTTTTAGAATTTAGAAACACTGCTATATGTAGAGATATACGAGATGATTCTATTATAATCAGAGGTGAAGGTAATCTTAGGACAGTAAGATTGGATAAAGATGTTAAAGTTGATATTTTTAATAGTAAAGGTGTAGTTGGATTTAAAAAAATTAATGATAGTACTTACATTCATTTAGATAACTCAGGAGATTACAAATTAAGCTATAGTGATACACTGCCAAACTTTTATTTAATAGATTCTAACGGTCAAATAGAAGATTTTAAAGTAGAAGCAGATAAAGTAAAAATTCGTTTAAAAAGTTATCTTCCTTTAGAGTTTAGGATTTTTAACCGAAACTGTAAAGTAAGTATAGAACCTAAAAATTATTCTTTGGAATCTGGAGCTAAACATATCCATGAATATAGATTTAAAAGAGAAAAAGAAGCCTATGTGGAAGCCTACTGCAACTAA
- a CDS encoding tetratricopeptide repeat protein has product MNIDLKEKKKPMWKPTATKEIFSYKEIFGFVLIVVVLSVAIFPKGKIEKLIFQEDTNIDLSNIYLENLVRITDDDNLRLLLAERYINLGYKEKALTILKNLESDSNPEIRSKAKILSYKILKVEYFSKNTSVERQKELIQSMHNILLDSLNSTTDLNTLKSIYNESLSMAFVDIAYKTAMKAVSIKKDDIFWLKQAYTQALATQHYKDAQNLSYRLSKVDKDNSLKWLNEYYNISIAIKDYNSASKALKEIALIDVKNSFNYYKKLVDLYLYIKDYNSALSLIKDMYKTDTLNKSKWLDLMANVYLSQKDFSNAFNTYKEVFLLEKSLNKRKEYFKKSLEILLWSKRYDDLKTFLDTYYKDFLNDPEMAKFILKTALATGDPKFAHKVALEIKQRGF; this is encoded by the coding sequence ATGAATATAGATTTAAAAGAGAAAAAGAAGCCTATGTGGAAGCCTACTGCAACTAAAGAGATTTTTTCCTATAAGGAGATTTTTGGATTTGTTTTAATAGTTGTAGTGCTTTCTGTGGCAATATTTCCAAAAGGTAAAATTGAAAAGTTAATCTTTCAAGAAGATACAAACATAGATTTATCTAACATCTATCTTGAAAATTTAGTAAGGATAACTGATGACGATAATTTGAGATTATTGCTTGCCGAAAGATACATAAACCTTGGTTATAAGGAAAAGGCTCTTACTATACTGAAGAATTTAGAGTCAGACAGTAATCCTGAAATAAGGTCTAAAGCAAAAATTTTGAGTTATAAAATATTAAAAGTGGAATACTTTTCTAAAAATACATCTGTAGAAAGACAAAAAGAACTAATCCAATCAATGCACAATATTTTATTAGATAGTTTAAACTCTACTACAGACTTAAATACTTTAAAAAGTATATACAATGAATCACTTTCAATGGCATTTGTGGATATAGCGTATAAAACTGCCATGAAAGCTGTAAGTATAAAAAAAGATGATATATTTTGGTTAAAGCAGGCATATACTCAAGCGTTAGCTACCCAGCATTATAAAGATGCACAAAATCTCTCCTATAGATTATCAAAAGTAGATAAAGACAACAGTCTAAAATGGCTCAATGAGTATTACAACATATCCATTGCAATAAAAGATTATAATTCTGCATCTAAAGCACTAAAGGAGATAGCTCTTATAGATGTTAAAAACTCTTTTAATTACTACAAGAAGTTAGTTGACCTTTACTTGTACATAAAAGATTATAATTCTGCTTTAAGTCTTATTAAAGATATGTACAAAACTGATACTTTAAATAAAAGTAAATGGCTTGATTTGATGGCAAATGTTTACTTATCTCAAAAAGATTTTTCAAATGCTTTTAATACTTATAAAGAAGTGTTCTTATTAGAAAAGAGCTTAAATAAAAGGAAAGAATACTTTAAAAAGTCCCTTGAAATCTTGCTTTGGAGTAAAAGATATGACGATTTAAAAACATTTCTTGATACTTACTATAAGGACTTTTTAAATGACCCAGAAATGGCAAAATTCATATTAAAGACAGCTTTAGCTACAGGGGACCCAAAATTTGCTCATAAAGTTGCTTTAGAAATAAAGCAAAGAGGGTTTTAG
- a CDS encoding tetratricopeptide repeat protein — MKRLMLSTLLITPVFATEIEDIVIEGKELQKDKNDIKLEENVKENNNYEEDIKPVKKTTEKKLTFKDNELLKLLVQTFLGNQDLENAYEVAKKAAELYPNDPYWLKMLGQIAIWNKKPEEGLQAYLKLFQLTKDESVKKDLVNLAIAVNRFDIAKQLIEEDIKSGKYRDFKNIYYIYYNAGDIKELISILKELYNKEKDKEILYNLVFLLYNYGDVKDALQYGKILIENHSPNLRDVLLYSNILYSNRRFQESYKVLKSFLDKISGGDDENLKVEYLETLSNLAWALKDFDTSVYASTKLYQMNKASLQDFIRLYTYYFYKQNYKLSQKFAYEGYEKYKAQILLEGYIESLFRLKDYKKIVDFVEKEKIQPSQSILVFSRYINSLLKIGEKEKVLNLVSTVLDKNFSPTLLSELIYTAIDTSDQNLAKFLVRKYSKYENYLRKEFGFLYLFLQNGKKALHLLSNLRESKNLSELVLFADVLNLYGKFEQSLYLKYKIYKYLHKKIDSGNYTDEELENYLKVAMEFTNSRKFNEMLEIAKAKLHPDVYQDIYLSYQFMLENQNKVEFLMRKHRYSLRPWMKLNLALWMDDSYWQQKLLEDYIDVLPIRDRVEALRRTGEIQKAMEYGYKGLEENPDDYLLYKQQRDLIVENVSKFESKVSYTERGNVSAVEEDIYLYKDITENVKVFIRYSNSDIQKLASGLINTSGRKDFSIGLQKTFYNGKLTISIGVLDTVNSNPYIDIDYTQYIYNRLNLGSRVGLNLPADDTLYLLYGGMKNRFGLSLTYNFNNRLSYFINPSYNQYYSSDKVKIGTSFNIYEELYYKLRVGYPDYTFRLYTSHGIYNEKDGYKGSIEKISPYPNPKVLPSTYNQIGVGFLFGYENDNSYVRVFRPFLSVDLSYNDVTGVGYGSGGGFGGTFFRQDNLSVGFNYFKGFKGTTDKYFNTYIKYRLYY; from the coding sequence ATGAAAAGGTTAATGTTAAGTACATTACTTATAACGCCAGTTTTTGCTACAGAGATTGAAGATATAGTAATAGAAGGTAAAGAGCTACAAAAAGATAAAAATGATATAAAATTAGAAGAAAATGTTAAAGAGAATAATAATTATGAAGAAGATATAAAACCTGTAAAAAAAACAACTGAGAAAAAGCTGACTTTTAAAGACAATGAGCTTTTAAAACTTTTAGTTCAAACATTTTTAGGAAATCAAGACTTAGAAAATGCATACGAAGTAGCCAAAAAAGCTGCTGAACTCTATCCTAACGACCCTTACTGGTTAAAAATGCTTGGGCAGATAGCTATATGGAATAAAAAACCAGAGGAAGGTTTACAAGCCTACTTAAAACTATTTCAATTAACTAAAGATGAAAGTGTAAAAAAAGACCTTGTAAACTTAGCTATAGCTGTAAACAGGTTCGATATAGCAAAGCAACTTATTGAAGAAGACATAAAATCTGGAAAGTATAGGGATTTTAAAAATATTTACTACATATACTATAACGCAGGTGATATAAAAGAACTTATTTCAATCTTAAAAGAGCTTTACAACAAAGAAAAAGATAAAGAAATACTTTATAACTTAGTATTTTTACTGTACAATTACGGAGATGTAAAAGATGCTTTACAGTATGGAAAAATACTTATAGAAAACCATAGTCCTAACTTAAGAGATGTCCTTCTCTATTCAAATATTTTATATTCAAATAGAAGATTTCAAGAATCTTACAAAGTTTTGAAAAGTTTCTTGGATAAAATTAGTGGAGGAGATGACGAAAATCTCAAAGTAGAATACCTTGAAACTTTATCAAATTTAGCTTGGGCTTTAAAAGATTTTGATACATCTGTTTATGCTTCAACTAAACTATACCAAATGAATAAAGCCTCTTTACAAGATTTTATAAGGCTTTACACTTATTACTTTTATAAACAAAATTATAAATTATCTCAAAAGTTTGCTTACGAAGGGTATGAAAAATATAAAGCTCAAATTTTATTAGAAGGTTATATAGAAAGCTTATTTAGACTTAAAGATTATAAAAAGATAGTAGATTTTGTAGAAAAAGAAAAAATTCAGCCATCCCAATCTATTTTAGTTTTTTCCAGATATATAAATAGCCTTTTAAAAATTGGTGAGAAAGAAAAGGTATTAAACTTGGTTTCCACTGTATTAGATAAAAATTTCAGTCCTACACTACTATCAGAACTTATATACACTGCTATAGACACATCAGATCAAAATTTGGCAAAGTTTCTTGTTAGAAAATATTCTAAATACGAAAATTATTTAAGAAAAGAGTTTGGATTTTTATATCTTTTCCTACAAAATGGAAAGAAAGCTTTACACTTATTGTCTAATTTAAGAGAGAGTAAAAATCTTAGTGAGCTTGTTTTATTTGCCGATGTATTAAATCTTTACGGAAAATTTGAACAAAGCTTGTATTTGAAATACAAAATATACAAATACTTACACAAAAAAATAGATAGTGGTAACTATACAGATGAAGAATTAGAAAACTATTTAAAGGTAGCAATGGAATTCACAAACTCAAGAAAGTTTAATGAGATGTTAGAAATTGCTAAAGCTAAGCTCCATCCTGATGTGTATCAAGATATATATTTATCTTATCAATTCATGTTGGAAAATCAAAATAAAGTAGAATTTTTAATGAGGAAACATCGATACTCTTTAAGACCTTGGATGAAGCTGAATTTAGCACTGTGGATGGATGATAGCTACTGGCAACAAAAGCTGTTAGAAGATTATATTGATGTTCTACCTATAAGAGATAGAGTAGAAGCATTGAGAAGAACGGGGGAAATTCAAAAAGCTATGGAGTATGGGTACAAAGGATTGGAGGAAAATCCAGATGATTATCTTCTATATAAACAACAGAGGGATTTAATTGTTGAAAATGTATCTAAATTTGAATCTAAAGTTTCTTATACAGAAAGGGGAAATGTTAGTGCAGTAGAAGAAGATATATATTTATATAAAGATATAACAGAAAATGTTAAAGTATTTATAAGATACAGTAATTCTGACATACAAAAACTGGCTTCAGGACTTATTAATACAAGTGGGAGAAAAGATTTTAGCATAGGTTTACAAAAAACCTTTTATAATGGAAAATTAACTATAAGTATTGGGGTTTTAGATACAGTTAATTCTAATCCTTATATAGATATTGATTACACTCAATATATCTATAATAGATTGAATTTAGGTTCAAGAGTAGGTTTAAATCTTCCTGCTGATGACACACTTTATTTACTTTACGGTGGAATGAAAAATAGATTTGGATTAAGTTTGACTTATAACTTTAACAATAGATTAAGTTATTTTATAAATCCTTCTTATAATCAGTACTACTCTTCAGATAAAGTTAAAATAGGAACGTCTTTTAATATTTATGAAGAGTTATACTACAAATTGAGAGTAGGATACCCTGATTATACATTTAGATTGTATACTTCCCACGGTATTTACAATGAAAAGGATGGATACAAAGGAAGTATAGAAAAAATATCTCCGTATCCAAACCCTAAAGTTTTACCATCCACTTACAATCAAATTGGGGTTGGATTTTTATTTGGTTATGAAAATGATAACTCTTATGTAAGAGTTTTTAGACCGTTTTTAAGCGTCGATTTAAGTTATAACGATGTTACTGGCGTTGGATATGGATCTGGTGGAGGATTTGGCGGAACTTTTTTCAGACAAGATAACTTAAGTGTAGGTTTTAATTATTTTAAAGGTTTTAAAGGAACAACTGATAAGTATTTTAATACTTATATAAAGTATCGTTTATACTACTAA
- the xth gene encoding exodeoxyribonuclease III: MKICTFNLNSIKARKDLVLQWLKHRNYDIDVLCFQEIKVEEKNFPFDEFRSVGFIYQEVLGQKAYNGVATLSKFPMDRVLDGLNHDYFDNQKRVLITKINDVYIINTYAPHGDLRGGEKYYYKLDWYKHFISFLKENFDVNNQKVILLGDLNIALEDKDVYDPILLKDSIGTMPEERELLRNLLDLGFIDSFRFLYPDKIQFTWWDYIGGAIWKNEGMRIDYILISKPLVKYLKDVEVDLWPRRRRDPKPSDHAPVIATFEGLI; this comes from the coding sequence ATGAAGATATGTACTTTTAATCTAAACTCAATTAAAGCCAGAAAAGATTTAGTTTTACAATGGCTAAAACATAGGAACTATGATATAGATGTTTTATGCTTTCAAGAGATAAAGGTAGAAGAAAAAAACTTTCCTTTTGATGAGTTTAGAAGTGTTGGATTTATTTATCAGGAAGTTTTAGGTCAAAAAGCATATAACGGAGTTGCAACTTTATCAAAATTTCCTATGGATAGAGTCTTAGATGGATTAAACCACGACTACTTTGATAATCAAAAAAGGGTGTTGATAACTAAAATAAACGATGTTTACATAATAAACACTTATGCACCTCACGGAGATTTAAGAGGGGGAGAAAAGTATTATTATAAGTTAGATTGGTATAAACATTTTATCTCTTTCCTTAAAGAAAATTTTGATGTTAACAATCAAAAAGTAATTCTACTTGGAGATTTAAACATAGCGTTAGAAGATAAAGATGTATACGACCCAATTTTACTGAAAGATTCTATTGGTACGATGCCAGAAGAAAGAGAACTGTTAAGAAATCTTTTAGATTTAGGATTTATAGATTCTTTTAGATTCCTTTACCCTGATAAAATTCAATTTACATGGTGGGATTATATAGGTGGAGCTATATGGAAAAATGAAGGAATGAGAATTGATTATATTCTTATATCTAAACCTTTAGTAAAGTATTTAAAAGATGTAGAAGTTGATTTGTGGCCACGTAGAAGAAGAGACCCAAAACCATCAGACCACGCTCCAGTTATAGCAACCTTTGAAGGCTTGATATGA